The Verrucomicrobiota bacterium genomic interval GGCTGCGATTAGGCTTGGGGCATGACAACAACATGCTGGAATCCGAACCTTGCCACCGGGGCGCTGGTCATCCGGCTTCAACCGGAATACCGGGGCCGCCGGGTATTCGGTAAGGTAATCAATCCATGAACCAACCCTAAAAATCCCATGCGCACATTTGATGCCCGCTATGAAAATATGTCGCGTCCAGAGCTGGAACAACTGCAACTTGAACGGTTGCAGACGTTATTGGTACGGCTCAAACGGAATGTCCGGAGGCAGCGTGAACGCCTGGGCGAGCTGCGGGTAGAGTCGCTCGCGGACCTGGCGCGGCTGCCGTTTACCACGCCGGCGGAGGTGCTGGAAAGCTTCCCCTACGGGATGCTGGCCTTCCCGTTGCGCGAGGTCATCCGGCTGAATTCCACGGTGGGTTCCGGCGGCAAGCCCATGGTAGCCGGGCACACGCGCAACGATCTGCTGCAATGGGGCCGGCTGGTGGCGCGTCAGTTGGTGGCCACCGGGGTGACGGCCAATGACGTGCTGATGATCTGCCTGGGCGGAGGCGAGCAAGCCGCCGCCGCGGGCTACGTGCTCGGCGCCGAATTGATTGAGGCGTCGGTCATCGCCGAAGAGCCGTTCCACATTGATCACCAGTTGGCCATGCTGAAAAATTACCGGCCCACCATTCTGATCACCACGCCCACGAACGCCAACGATCTGATCCTGTTGATGGATCGCTGCAAGGTGGAGCCGCAATCGCTTGGCTTGCGCTCGGTGCTGCTCACCCGTCCGGTGGGCAAACCGGTGCGGGAACAAATTGGGGCCGGGCTCTTTGCCACGGTACAATGCAACTTTGGCATCGGCGAGGTGCTGGATCCCGGTCTCTGCGTGGAATGCGCCGCCGGACGGTTTCACGTGAACGAAGATCATTTTCTAGTGGAGGCGGATGCCGGGGAATTGGTCGTTACCACGCTTTGCCGGGAGGCCATGCCCCTGCTGCGATATCGCACCCGGGTGACCTGCGAAATTTCCTCGGAAAAATGCCCCTGCGGGCGCACCAGCCGGCAGGTGATGCCGGGCGTCCGGCTCGATGGGCGGGTCTATGTGAATGAAATGCCGATCTACGAGCAGCAGGTGGGCGAGGTGTTGGCCCAAAGCGGCGTGGCGGGCTGCGCGTTCCGCTGCGAATTCCAGGAACGCCGCATTCTCATTCACGTTCAAATGACCGAGCAGTTATTTGCCGATGTCATCTGGCCCATTGAACGGTTGCGCCGCCAAGTGGAGGTGGAAATCCTGAATCGTCTGGGCGTGGAGGCCCAAGTGAGTTTCATGCAGGACAAACCGGCGCCCCACCCGGTTTAGCGATCGCGTTTCAACAGGAATTCCGCCAGCGCTTCCAGCGCCACCGCCCGGCCCTTAAACGGCTTCAGGGAGGCAAACGCTTTTTCCGTCAAATCCCTGGCGATGACGCGGGATTTCTCCAGCCCCAAAATGGCGGGATAAGTCGCCTTTTCCGCGTGCGTGTCCTTACCGGCGGTTTTGCCCAGCGCTTCGCTGGTCTGGGTGACGTCCAGGATGTCGTCAATCACCTGGAACGCCAGGCCGACATGATAGCCAAAATCAGTCAGGGCCTTGAGTTGTGCCGGAGTGCAGTTGGCGCTCATGCCGCCCAGGCGCGCCGAACAGCACAACAGCGCGGAGGTTTTTCGTTCATGAATGTAACGCAGTTCGTCCACGGACACCTTTTTGCCCTCACCTTCCAAATCCGCCACCTGCCCGGCCACCAGTTGGAGCGACCCGGATGCCCGGGCGAGTTCCAGCACGACGGCCTGGTGCGAGTAACGCGGCCAGCCCTGGCACAAGGCGGCGATCTCAAACGCCTGGGTGAGCAACGCATCCCCCGCCAGGATGGCAATGCCTTCCCCGAACACCTTGTGATTGGTCAACTTGCCCCGCCGATAATCATCGTTATCCATGGCCGGCAGGTCATCGTGAATCAGCGAGTAGGTATGGATGCATTCCACCGCGCACGCGAGCGGTAGGGCGGGTTCATCCTGGCCGCCGCATGCCTCGGCCGCCGCCAGGCAGAGCGCGGGCCGCATGCGTTTACCGCCGGCAAACAGCGAGTAGCGCATGGCTTGGTGGATCGTGGCTGGCTTGGTCTTCTCGGTTGGCAGAAAACCATCCAGTGCCCGGTTCACCAATTCGGTGCGGGAAGCCAGAAATTCAGACAGGTCAAAACCCTTCTTCAGCGATACCTTTGTGTGCTTGGCCATAAATTGTCCGCACATAAATAAAAAATAACGCGGTCCGGCGCAAGCCTCAAAGCGGGGAATTCTCCGCCGAGTAACAGCGACGGCACGCCTGCCCCACTTTAGGAGCTGGCTGACAAATGGCTTTTTGCCCTCGCCGTTCGCCATGGGGCGCGATTGGCTGGAGGGAGCCGTGTGCGGGCGCTAGCGGAAATTTTTCTTGCTCAGTTCCAGCACGCTATCGGCCTGGTCCTTGGTGATGATTGACGCGCCGGCATCCATGCTCGCGGGCCGGATGCCAAAACGTTTGAGCAGGGTTAGTTGCACCACGGGATAAAACCCCTGGATATACGGTTGCTGGTCAATGGTAAAGCGGATCTGCCCGGCCTTGATCAGGCGCAGGATTTCCGGCGTCAGATCGAAACCGGCGGCCAGAATGCCCTTGTCTTTGAAATTTTGTTCGAGAGCCAGACCGGCTCCCTCCGTGTCGGCCTGGCCGGTGCAGACGACATACTTGATGTCCGGGTGCTGCTGCAGTTCGCGCGTGATGACCTTGGCGGACTCCACCGCACTGTTACCGGTGATCGCCACCGTCCACGTAATCCCCTTCTTCTTCAACTCCTCCTGTTCGCCGCGCAAGCGATCCGAGAGCGCCGAAACACCCTCGGCATGCATCGTCATCAGAATATGGCTGTTCTCCGGGATATAGTTCGCGCACTCCCGCCCGGCGGTTTTGCCGGCCTCATACAACCGTTGGCAAACAGCGCTCAAACGGGCATTGGGAGTATCCTGGTCATCCACGTTAAAGGCCACCACCGGGATGCCCTTGTGTACGGTTTCTTCCACCACGGCGTCGAAACCCACCGGATCAATGATGTTCAGGGCGATGCCGTCGTAGCCGTCGCGCACGGCTTGGCGAACCATCTCGGCCTGGGCCTTGATATCCACACCCTTGGTGCCGGTGAACTCGCATTTGACGTTCATCATTTTCGCCGCGTCCGTCATGCCTTGTTTCACGGGTTTAAAAAAATCTTCTTCCACGCAGGTGGTGATGAAGATAAAGCGCAATGGCTTCCGGGCATTGGTTTCCGGGGCGGCTTGACTACTGAGAACCAGCGTCATGGCGAATAGCACAGCGAGTTGTTTATTCATAAATTTCATGCGGGCTTATTGCTAGCACACTTCCGGGGGAAAAGTCATGTGAAAACGACTGCCGGAAATGTGAATGAGTACTTTGGCAGAACAGAACCTCCATGAGCTGGTGCGTCAGCGGGCAGCGGCACCTTCGCTGCGGGTCAGTTTTAATACGCGATGATTCCGCGAATCGGCGATGTAGATGTCCCCCGTGCGAGGATGGGCAACCACTCCGTGCGGTTCGCCGAGTTGAGCTTGGAGCGGCGGACCTGGGACGCCCGCAGTACCGCGCGTTCGAGTACCGGCCAGGGTGATCAGTTTGCCTTTCGCCACCAGGAACTTCCGGATCAGGTTATTGCCGGAATCAGCGATGAGAATATTGTTCTCCGCATCCGCCCACAGGTGTTTCACTCCACTCAGCGGAGGCTGGGCGCTCGAATCCTCAAGGACGCGAACCGTTCCATCACTACCGAGCATTTTCAGCCCCCGGCCCGCTACGATGTATAGATTTCCCTTGGCATCCACGGCCTGCGCGCGACTGCCGCTGATACCCGGCACGGTGGTGATTATACCAGTTTTCACGTCCACAATTCGTTCAAAGCGGCTGAAACCGCCGAGATAGAGTTTGGTAAAGTCATGGTTGAAACAGAGGCAGGCGAGGCCGTCCAACGACGCCTGGGTGGCTGGACCGCCATCGCCGCTATAGGCATTGCGACCGTTGCCGGCAAAGGTGGTCACGGTGCCGGTCCTGGCATCTACCCGGCGCACCGAGTAATGGTAGGTGTCGGCGAGGAACAGGTTTCCCTGCGCGTCGGCCACCAGGTTGTGCGGTGCCTGGAAGCTGGCTTGTGCGGCCGGCCCGCCATCGCCGAGGGGCGCGCCCTTTGGCTTGGCGCTCGTTACCACAGTGAGAATGCCCGTGCGCGCATCCACGCGCAGCAGGCGATGGGTTTCCTCACAGATATACATGTTGTCTTGCGGATCAAACGCGATCCCGAATGGCTGGCTGATCCGGCACTCGGTGGCGGGTTTTCCCTCCACGGCAGTGCCACCGCCAGCAACAATTTTCAACAGCTCAGCCGCTGGCAATAATGATGCGGTCGCGAGCAACAGAGCGGCTGGCAGGGAAGACAGGTTAAGTTTCATGGGCGTGATTGTTTTTACAAACGACTGCGGTTTGCTGCGTTGGTACTGATGAGAAATCGCTTTCCTCCGCGCTTCATATTTGCACTTATCGCGTTGCAGTCATGGAGCGTTGCTTTGGGCTCGTTTTGCATGATCGGGATGGTACGGCGGCGGCGGTGAAGGGCAAGCTGTTTTTGTATTTTTTATCCCTCATAAACCTTGACTTTCATGACGTTGGACGCGATGAAAGGGACGTGTTTTCCGTCCCAACAAGTTTTTATGCGCGGTGGTGTCTAAGCCCCGGTGCAGACGGCTTGCGCGAGGCGCCGGTGGACCCGCCGCCGGAGAAGCTGCTGCAAGTCATCTGGCTGCATCAGCGGTTGAAACGGTTGAGCTTGCGCCTGGTGGATGGCCGTTCGTTGCGCGTGTTGCATCCGGGGTTTTGGATCAGAAACCTTTAGTTTTTTCAATTTTGTTGCCTTTGGTGCCTGATGCACTTATGCTTCACACAAGCGCAACGAAAGCCGAAATTACTGAAAATGGAATGAGTTATGGCCTTTGAATCATTGACTGACGATCGCATTGAAACACTTTTGCGGATGCCAAAGCGCATCACCAATCCGACGGCAAGAAGTGTGCAAGATGCCAACCACGAAAAAAAGGATTATCTTGTCCAGAGCAATGACGGTTCCGAAAGATTCAAACTCTTTGTGCGACAGAACAAAACGATATCTGAAGATTTTTCCTGTGGTTTAATTTGGCTGCCTGCGGGTGGCGAAAGTCTGATTTTAACTCGTTACAACGGAAGCAGTCACGAGCATCCAAACCACTTGGAGCAAACGAAAATCAGCTTTGCCTGTCATGTTCACAAAGCGACAGAGCGATATATTCAAGCGAATTTGAAAGCCGAGAGTTTTGCAACGGAGGCAATTGCATATCAAACGTGCAACGGAGCATTGCACGCGCTTGTCGTGGATTGCAATATCTCAGGTATTGAAACAGTTTCTGACCACCCAGAGTTGCCGTTGGAAACGCAAGACCGGAACATCACAATAGACCTGTGAACTATGAATTTTGACCTAAAATTGCTTCAAGAGAAGCTTTGCATAACACTTTGCGGGGAAGTGCAAATCCGCACCACAAAACAAGGTTATCTGCAACTCGTCACGCCGTTTACATTTTTTGACGGCGACACCTTCCAACTCTACTTGCAAGAAATGCCCGGCGGCGGCCTTCGGTTGACAGATTGTGGACACACCTTGATGCACTTGAGTTATGAAAACGATATCTCCAAGTATCGTGAGGGCACCCGAGGAAAGCTTTTTGAGCAAGTGTTGGCAACCTCAGGAATCAAGGATGAAGGCGGACAACTTATCTTTGATACCTCGGTCGAAAACCTTGGGAATAGTGTCCTGAAATTCGGCCAAGGGATAACA includes:
- a CDS encoding polyprenyl synthetase family protein, translated to MAKHTKVSLKKGFDLSEFLASRTELVNRALDGFLPTEKTKPATIHQAMRYSLFAGGKRMRPALCLAAAEACGGQDEPALPLACAVECIHTYSLIHDDLPAMDNDDYRRGKLTNHKVFGEGIAILAGDALLTQAFEIAALCQGWPRYSHQAVVLELARASGSLQLVAGQVADLEGEGKKVSVDELRYIHERKTSALLCCSARLGGMSANCTPAQLKALTDFGYHVGLAFQVIDDILDVTQTSEALGKTAGKDTHAEKATYPAILGLEKSRVIARDLTEKAFASLKPFKGRAVALEALAEFLLKRDR
- a CDS encoding substrate-binding domain-containing protein; its protein translation is MNKQLAVLFAMTLVLSSQAAPETNARKPLRFIFITTCVEEDFFKPVKQGMTDAAKMMNVKCEFTGTKGVDIKAQAEMVRQAVRDGYDGIALNIIDPVGFDAVVEETVHKGIPVVAFNVDDQDTPNARLSAVCQRLYEAGKTAGRECANYIPENSHILMTMHAEGVSALSDRLRGEQEELKKKGITWTVAITGNSAVESAKVITRELQQHPDIKYVVCTGQADTEGAGLALEQNFKDKGILAAGFDLTPEILRLIKAGQIRFTIDQQPYIQGFYPVVQLTLLKRFGIRPASMDAGASIITKDQADSVLELSKKNFR